A region from the Candidatus Thiothrix putei genome encodes:
- a CDS encoding cytochrome c peroxidase, with protein sequence MKTQLIALSFVLVAFCTACNDNVVSKEALGEKLFFDTNLSSPAGQACASCHDPAHGFADPDTQFPTSEGANAGIFDKRHTPSSAYSLYSPEFHFDTSLGEYIGGQFSDGRAKNLAIQAQNPFLDPLEMANPNPASVVTKVKNSSYANKVTQIYGAEVFDDVVTAYTSIADALAAFERTALFHPFDSKFDHYLAGKISLTAQEAYGLQLFNDSSKGNCAACHSTVANNGTNPLFTNFRYANIGLPANPAIPVPPDQDSMRISDDGLGGLPDMPSSELGKFKVPTLRNIAKTAPYGHNGVIQDLREMVDFHNTRDVVVGRWALPEVLENLDPRVGNLGLTDSEVDAIVAFLITLNDGYTLPTSSP encoded by the coding sequence ATGAAAACTCAACTCATCGCCCTCAGTTTTGTACTGGTAGCCTTCTGCACGGCCTGTAATGACAACGTTGTTAGCAAAGAAGCCTTAGGTGAGAAGCTATTTTTCGATACCAATCTTTCCTCACCAGCAGGACAAGCCTGTGCCAGTTGCCACGACCCTGCGCACGGGTTCGCTGACCCTGATACACAATTTCCGACATCCGAAGGTGCTAATGCAGGCATCTTTGATAAACGCCACACACCAAGCTCGGCGTACTCCCTCTACAGTCCCGAATTTCACTTTGATACCAGCTTAGGCGAATATATTGGGGGGCAGTTTAGTGACGGACGCGCCAAAAACCTAGCCATACAAGCGCAGAATCCTTTTCTTGATCCGCTCGAAATGGCGAACCCCAATCCAGCCAGCGTGGTGACGAAAGTTAAAAATTCCTCTTATGCCAATAAGGTGACACAAATTTACGGGGCTGAGGTTTTCGATGACGTTGTTACCGCCTACACCAGCATTGCCGATGCATTGGCAGCTTTTGAGCGCACGGCTTTATTTCATCCATTCGATTCAAAATTCGACCATTATTTGGCAGGCAAAATCTCGCTCACGGCACAAGAAGCCTATGGCTTGCAACTGTTTAACGACTCCAGCAAAGGTAATTGTGCGGCCTGCCATAGCACTGTCGCCAACAATGGTACAAATCCACTCTTCACGAACTTTCGGTATGCCAACATAGGTTTGCCTGCCAACCCAGCCATTCCCGTCCCACCAGATCAAGATTCGATGCGCATCAGCGATGATGGCCTCGGTGGCCTACCTGATATGCCTAGCAGCGAGCTAGGAAAATTTAAAGTACCAACCTTACGCAATATTGCTAAAACCGCACCCTACGGGCACAACGGTGTGATTCAGGACTTACGGGAGATGGTCGACTTCCATAACACACGAGACGTGGTTGTAGGCCGCTGGGCATTGCCTGAAGTACTTGAAAATCTTGATCCTCGCGTTGGCAATCTGGGGTTAACGGATAGCGAAGTTGATGCCATTGTTGCGTTTCTGATCACGCTAAATGATGGTTACACCTTGCCGACGTCATCACCATAA